The Pan troglodytes isolate AG18354 chromosome 8, NHGRI_mPanTro3-v2.0_pri, whole genome shotgun sequence genome window below encodes:
- the AKR1E2 gene encoding 1,5-anhydro-D-fructose reductase isoform X5, translating to MPPANQDVQSAVLPAIWDSSWLCASSQSGCPSLIQPASQCPARDTSSQEALRSCFQPLSECQPSQGTSSQSQRRVASAAVARAVPASPGKVTEAVKEAIDTGYRHFDCAYFYHNEREVGAGIRCKIKEGAVRREDLFIATKPPHPEWIMSCSELSFCLSHPRVQDLPLDESNMVIPSDTDFLDTWEAMEDLVITGLVKNIGVSNFNHEQLERLLNKPGLRFKPLTNQIECHPYLTQKNLISFCQSRDVSVTAYRPLGGSCEGVDLIDNPVIQRIAKEHGKSPAQILIRFQIQRNVIVIPGSITPSHIKENIQVFDFELTQHDMDNILSLNRNLRLATFPITKNHKDYPFHIEY from the exons ATGCCGCCGGCCAATCAGGATGTCCAGAGCGCGGTGCTTCCAGCCATTTGGGACTCCAGCTGGCTCTGCGCCTCCAGCCAATCGGGGTGCCCGTCCTTAATACAACCAGCCAGTCAGTGCCCGGCGCGCGACACCAGCAGTCAGGAAGCCCTGCGTTCATGCTTCCAGCCATTGTCGGAGTGTCAACCGTCACAAGGCACTTCCAGCCAGTCGCAACGGCGGGTCGCCAGCGCCGCAGTAGCTCGCGCGGTGCCT GCTTCTCCAGGGAAAGTGACCGAGGCAGTGAAAGAGGCCATTGACACAGGGTACCGGCACTTCGACTGTGCTTACTTTTACCACAATGAGAGGGAGGTTGGAGCAGGGATCCGTTGCAAGATCAAGGAAGGCGCTGTAAGACGGGAGGATCTGTTCATTGCCACTAAG CCTCCTCATCCAGAATGGATCATGAGCTGCAGTGAACTTTCCTTCTGCCTCTCACATCCTAGAGTGCAGGACTTGCCTCTGGACGAGAGCAACATGGTCATTCCCAGTGACACGGACTTCCTGGACACATGGGAG GCCATGGAGGACCTGGTGATCACCGGGCTGGTGAAGAACATCGGTGTGTCAAACTTCAACCATGAACAGCTTGAGAGGCTTTTGAATAAGCCTGGGTTGAGGTTCAAGCCACTAACCAACCAG ATTGAGTGCCACCCATATCTTACTCAGAAGAATCTGATCAGTTTTTGCCAATCCAGAGATGTGTCCGTGACTGCTTACCGTCCTCTTGGTGGCTCGTG TGAGGGGGTTGACCTGATAGACAACCCTGTGATCCAGAGGATTGCAAAGGAGCACGGCAAGTCTCCTGCTCag ATTTTGATCCGATTTCAAATCCAGAGGAACGTGATAGTGATCCCCGGATCTATCACCCCAAGTCACATTAAAGAGAATATCCAG GTGTTTGATTTTGAATTAACACAGCACGATATGGATAACATCCTCAGCCTAAACAGGAATCTCCGACTGGCCACGTTCCCCAT aactAAAAATCACAAAGACTATCCTTTCCACATAGAATACTGA
- the AKR1E2 gene encoding 1,5-anhydro-D-fructose reductase isoform X6, with protein sequence MPPANQDVQSAVLPAIWDSSWLCASSQSGCPSLIQPASQCPARDTSSQEALRSCFQPLSECQPSQGTSSQSQRRVASAAVARAVPVGSRVRGGGAAGRRGGGRRAAAMGDIPAVGLSSWKASPGKVTEAVKEAIDTGYRHFDCAYFYHNEREVGAGIRCKIKEGAVRREDLFIATKLWCTCHKKSLVETACRRSLKALKLNYLDLYLIHWPMGFKPPHPEWIMSCSELSFCLSHPRVQDLPLDESNMVIPSDTDFLDTWEILIRFQIQRNVIVIPGSITPSHIKENIQVFDFELTQHDMDNILSLNRNLRLATFPITKNHKDYPFHIEY encoded by the exons ATGCCGCCGGCCAATCAGGATGTCCAGAGCGCGGTGCTTCCAGCCATTTGGGACTCCAGCTGGCTCTGCGCCTCCAGCCAATCGGGGTGCCCGTCCTTAATACAACCAGCCAGTCAGTGCCCGGCGCGCGACACCAGCAGTCAGGAAGCCCTGCGTTCATGCTTCCAGCCATTGTCGGAGTGTCAACCGTCACAAGGCACTTCCAGCCAGTCGCAACGGCGGGTCGCCAGCGCCGCAGTAGCTCGCGCGGTGCCTGTCGGTAGTCGCGTGCGGGGCGGCGGGGCggcggggcggcggggcggggggcggcgggcggcggccaTGGGAGATATCCCAGCCGTGGGCCTCAGCTCCTGGAAG GCTTCTCCAGGGAAAGTGACCGAGGCAGTGAAAGAGGCCATTGACACAGGGTACCGGCACTTCGACTGTGCTTACTTTTACCACAATGAGAGGGAGGTTGGAGCAGGGATCCGTTGCAAGATCAAGGAAGGCGCTGTAAGACGGGAGGATCTGTTCATTGCCACTAAG CTGTGGTGCACCTGCCATAAGAAGTCCTTGGTGGAAACAGCATGCAGAAGGAGTCTCAAGGCCTTGAAGCTGAACTATTTGGACCTCTACCTCATACACTGGCCCATGGGTTTCAAG CCTCCTCATCCAGAATGGATCATGAGCTGCAGTGAACTTTCCTTCTGCCTCTCACATCCTAGAGTGCAGGACTTGCCTCTGGACGAGAGCAACATGGTCATTCCCAGTGACACGGACTTCCTGGACACATGGGAG ATTTTGATCCGATTTCAAATCCAGAGGAACGTGATAGTGATCCCCGGATCTATCACCCCAAGTCACATTAAAGAGAATATCCAG GTGTTTGATTTTGAATTAACACAGCACGATATGGATAACATCCTCAGCCTAAACAGGAATCTCCGACTGGCCACGTTCCCCAT aactAAAAATCACAAAGACTATCCTTTCCACATAGAATACTGA
- the AKR1E2 gene encoding 1,5-anhydro-D-fructose reductase isoform X2, giving the protein MPPANQDVQSAVLPAIWDSSWLCASSQSGCPSLIQPASQCPARDTSSQEALRSCFQPLSECQPSQGTSSQSQRRVASAAVARAVPASPGKVTEAVKEAIDTGYRHFDCAYFYHNEREVGAGIRCKIKEGAVRREDLFIATKLWCTCHKKSLVETACRRSLKALKLNYLDLYLIHWPMGFKPPHPEWIMSCSELSFCLSHPRVQDLPLDESNMVIPSDTDFLDTWEAMEDLVITGLVKNIGVSNFNHEQLERLLNKPGLRFKPLTNQIECHPYLTQKNLISFCQSRDVSVTAYRPLGGSCEGVDLIDNPVIQRIAKEHGKSPAQILIRFQIQRNVIVIPGSITPSHIKENIQVFDFELTQHDMDNILSLNRNLRLATFPITKNHKDYPFHIEY; this is encoded by the exons ATGCCGCCGGCCAATCAGGATGTCCAGAGCGCGGTGCTTCCAGCCATTTGGGACTCCAGCTGGCTCTGCGCCTCCAGCCAATCGGGGTGCCCGTCCTTAATACAACCAGCCAGTCAGTGCCCGGCGCGCGACACCAGCAGTCAGGAAGCCCTGCGTTCATGCTTCCAGCCATTGTCGGAGTGTCAACCGTCACAAGGCACTTCCAGCCAGTCGCAACGGCGGGTCGCCAGCGCCGCAGTAGCTCGCGCGGTGCCT GCTTCTCCAGGGAAAGTGACCGAGGCAGTGAAAGAGGCCATTGACACAGGGTACCGGCACTTCGACTGTGCTTACTTTTACCACAATGAGAGGGAGGTTGGAGCAGGGATCCGTTGCAAGATCAAGGAAGGCGCTGTAAGACGGGAGGATCTGTTCATTGCCACTAAG CTGTGGTGCACCTGCCATAAGAAGTCCTTGGTGGAAACAGCATGCAGAAGGAGTCTCAAGGCCTTGAAGCTGAACTATTTGGACCTCTACCTCATACACTGGCCCATGGGTTTCAAG CCTCCTCATCCAGAATGGATCATGAGCTGCAGTGAACTTTCCTTCTGCCTCTCACATCCTAGAGTGCAGGACTTGCCTCTGGACGAGAGCAACATGGTCATTCCCAGTGACACGGACTTCCTGGACACATGGGAG GCCATGGAGGACCTGGTGATCACCGGGCTGGTGAAGAACATCGGTGTGTCAAACTTCAACCATGAACAGCTTGAGAGGCTTTTGAATAAGCCTGGGTTGAGGTTCAAGCCACTAACCAACCAG ATTGAGTGCCACCCATATCTTACTCAGAAGAATCTGATCAGTTTTTGCCAATCCAGAGATGTGTCCGTGACTGCTTACCGTCCTCTTGGTGGCTCGTG TGAGGGGGTTGACCTGATAGACAACCCTGTGATCCAGAGGATTGCAAAGGAGCACGGCAAGTCTCCTGCTCag ATTTTGATCCGATTTCAAATCCAGAGGAACGTGATAGTGATCCCCGGATCTATCACCCCAAGTCACATTAAAGAGAATATCCAG GTGTTTGATTTTGAATTAACACAGCACGATATGGATAACATCCTCAGCCTAAACAGGAATCTCCGACTGGCCACGTTCCCCAT aactAAAAATCACAAAGACTATCCTTTCCACATAGAATACTGA
- the AKR1E2 gene encoding 1,5-anhydro-D-fructose reductase isoform X3, which yields MPPANQDVQSAVLPAIWDSSWLCASSQSGCPSLIQPASQCPARDTSSQEALRSCFQPLSECQPSQGTSSQSQRRVASAAVARAVPVGSRVRGGGAAGRRGGGRRAAAMGDIPAVGLSSWKASPGKVTEAVKEAIDTGYRHFDCAYFYHNEREVGAGIRCKIKEGAVRREDLFIATKLWCTCHKKSLVETACRRSLKALKLNYLDLYLIHWPMGFKPPHPEWIMSCSELSFCLSHPRVQDLPLDESNMVIPSDTDFLDTWEAMEDLVITGLVKNIGVSNFNHEQLERLLNKPGLRFKPLTNQILIRFQIQRNVIVIPGSITPSHIKENIQVFDFELTQHDMDNILSLNRNLRLATFPITKNHKDYPFHIEY from the exons ATGCCGCCGGCCAATCAGGATGTCCAGAGCGCGGTGCTTCCAGCCATTTGGGACTCCAGCTGGCTCTGCGCCTCCAGCCAATCGGGGTGCCCGTCCTTAATACAACCAGCCAGTCAGTGCCCGGCGCGCGACACCAGCAGTCAGGAAGCCCTGCGTTCATGCTTCCAGCCATTGTCGGAGTGTCAACCGTCACAAGGCACTTCCAGCCAGTCGCAACGGCGGGTCGCCAGCGCCGCAGTAGCTCGCGCGGTGCCTGTCGGTAGTCGCGTGCGGGGCGGCGGGGCggcggggcggcggggcggggggcggcgggcggcggccaTGGGAGATATCCCAGCCGTGGGCCTCAGCTCCTGGAAG GCTTCTCCAGGGAAAGTGACCGAGGCAGTGAAAGAGGCCATTGACACAGGGTACCGGCACTTCGACTGTGCTTACTTTTACCACAATGAGAGGGAGGTTGGAGCAGGGATCCGTTGCAAGATCAAGGAAGGCGCTGTAAGACGGGAGGATCTGTTCATTGCCACTAAG CTGTGGTGCACCTGCCATAAGAAGTCCTTGGTGGAAACAGCATGCAGAAGGAGTCTCAAGGCCTTGAAGCTGAACTATTTGGACCTCTACCTCATACACTGGCCCATGGGTTTCAAG CCTCCTCATCCAGAATGGATCATGAGCTGCAGTGAACTTTCCTTCTGCCTCTCACATCCTAGAGTGCAGGACTTGCCTCTGGACGAGAGCAACATGGTCATTCCCAGTGACACGGACTTCCTGGACACATGGGAG GCCATGGAGGACCTGGTGATCACCGGGCTGGTGAAGAACATCGGTGTGTCAAACTTCAACCATGAACAGCTTGAGAGGCTTTTGAATAAGCCTGGGTTGAGGTTCAAGCCACTAACCAACCAG ATTTTGATCCGATTTCAAATCCAGAGGAACGTGATAGTGATCCCCGGATCTATCACCCCAAGTCACATTAAAGAGAATATCCAG GTGTTTGATTTTGAATTAACACAGCACGATATGGATAACATCCTCAGCCTAAACAGGAATCTCCGACTGGCCACGTTCCCCAT aactAAAAATCACAAAGACTATCCTTTCCACATAGAATACTGA
- the AKR1E2 gene encoding 1,5-anhydro-D-fructose reductase isoform X4 yields MPPANQDVQSAVLPAIWDSSWLCASSQSGCPSLIQPASQCPARDTSSQEALRSCFQPLSECQPSQGTSSQSQRRVASAAVARAVPASPGKVTEAVKEAIDTGYRHFDCAYFYHNEREVGAGIRCKIKEGAVRREDLFIATKLWCTCHKKSLVETACRRSLKALKLNYLDLYLIHWPMGFKPPHPEWIMSCSELSFCLSHPRVQDLPLDESNMVIPSDTDFLDTWEAMEDLVITGLVKNIGVSNFNHEQLERLLNKPGLRFKPLTNQIECHPYLTQKNLISFCQSRDVSVTAYRPLGGSCEGVDLIDNPVIQRIAKEHGKSPAQILIRFQIQRNVIVIPGSITPSHIKENIQASCSLNGPEQLWVTSQP; encoded by the exons ATGCCGCCGGCCAATCAGGATGTCCAGAGCGCGGTGCTTCCAGCCATTTGGGACTCCAGCTGGCTCTGCGCCTCCAGCCAATCGGGGTGCCCGTCCTTAATACAACCAGCCAGTCAGTGCCCGGCGCGCGACACCAGCAGTCAGGAAGCCCTGCGTTCATGCTTCCAGCCATTGTCGGAGTGTCAACCGTCACAAGGCACTTCCAGCCAGTCGCAACGGCGGGTCGCCAGCGCCGCAGTAGCTCGCGCGGTGCCT GCTTCTCCAGGGAAAGTGACCGAGGCAGTGAAAGAGGCCATTGACACAGGGTACCGGCACTTCGACTGTGCTTACTTTTACCACAATGAGAGGGAGGTTGGAGCAGGGATCCGTTGCAAGATCAAGGAAGGCGCTGTAAGACGGGAGGATCTGTTCATTGCCACTAAG CTGTGGTGCACCTGCCATAAGAAGTCCTTGGTGGAAACAGCATGCAGAAGGAGTCTCAAGGCCTTGAAGCTGAACTATTTGGACCTCTACCTCATACACTGGCCCATGGGTTTCAAG CCTCCTCATCCAGAATGGATCATGAGCTGCAGTGAACTTTCCTTCTGCCTCTCACATCCTAGAGTGCAGGACTTGCCTCTGGACGAGAGCAACATGGTCATTCCCAGTGACACGGACTTCCTGGACACATGGGAG GCCATGGAGGACCTGGTGATCACCGGGCTGGTGAAGAACATCGGTGTGTCAAACTTCAACCATGAACAGCTTGAGAGGCTTTTGAATAAGCCTGGGTTGAGGTTCAAGCCACTAACCAACCAG ATTGAGTGCCACCCATATCTTACTCAGAAGAATCTGATCAGTTTTTGCCAATCCAGAGATGTGTCCGTGACTGCTTACCGTCCTCTTGGTGGCTCGTG TGAGGGGGTTGACCTGATAGACAACCCTGTGATCCAGAGGATTGCAAAGGAGCACGGCAAGTCTCCTGCTCag ATTTTGATCCGATTTCAAATCCAGAGGAACGTGATAGTGATCCCCGGATCTATCACCCCAAGTCACATTAAAGAGAATATCCAG gCGTCCTGCTCTTTGAATGGCCCAGAGCAGCTCTGGGTGACCAGCCAACCTTAA
- the AKR1E2 gene encoding 1,5-anhydro-D-fructose reductase isoform X1 gives MPPANQDVQSAVLPAIWDSSWLCASSQSGCPSLIQPASQCPARDTSSQEALRSCFQPLSECQPSQGTSSQSQRRVASAAVARAVPVGSRVRGGGAAGRRGGGRRAAAMGDIPAVGLSSWKASPGKVTEAVKEAIDTGYRHFDCAYFYHNEREVGAGIRCKIKEGAVRREDLFIATKLWCTCHKKSLVETACRRSLKALKLNYLDLYLIHWPMGFKPPHPEWIMSCSELSFCLSHPRVQDLPLDESNMVIPSDTDFLDTWEAMEDLVITGLVKNIGVSNFNHEQLERLLNKPGLRFKPLTNQIECHPYLTQKNLISFCQSRDVSVTAYRPLGGSCEGVDLIDNPVIQRIAKEHGKSPAQILIRFQIQRNVIVIPGSITPSHIKENIQVFDFELTQHDMDNILSLNRNLRLATFPITKNHKDYPFHIEY, from the exons ATGCCGCCGGCCAATCAGGATGTCCAGAGCGCGGTGCTTCCAGCCATTTGGGACTCCAGCTGGCTCTGCGCCTCCAGCCAATCGGGGTGCCCGTCCTTAATACAACCAGCCAGTCAGTGCCCGGCGCGCGACACCAGCAGTCAGGAAGCCCTGCGTTCATGCTTCCAGCCATTGTCGGAGTGTCAACCGTCACAAGGCACTTCCAGCCAGTCGCAACGGCGGGTCGCCAGCGCCGCAGTAGCTCGCGCGGTGCCTGTCGGTAGTCGCGTGCGGGGCGGCGGGGCggcggggcggcggggcggggggcggcgggcggcggccaTGGGAGATATCCCAGCCGTGGGCCTCAGCTCCTGGAAG GCTTCTCCAGGGAAAGTGACCGAGGCAGTGAAAGAGGCCATTGACACAGGGTACCGGCACTTCGACTGTGCTTACTTTTACCACAATGAGAGGGAGGTTGGAGCAGGGATCCGTTGCAAGATCAAGGAAGGCGCTGTAAGACGGGAGGATCTGTTCATTGCCACTAAG CTGTGGTGCACCTGCCATAAGAAGTCCTTGGTGGAAACAGCATGCAGAAGGAGTCTCAAGGCCTTGAAGCTGAACTATTTGGACCTCTACCTCATACACTGGCCCATGGGTTTCAAG CCTCCTCATCCAGAATGGATCATGAGCTGCAGTGAACTTTCCTTCTGCCTCTCACATCCTAGAGTGCAGGACTTGCCTCTGGACGAGAGCAACATGGTCATTCCCAGTGACACGGACTTCCTGGACACATGGGAG GCCATGGAGGACCTGGTGATCACCGGGCTGGTGAAGAACATCGGTGTGTCAAACTTCAACCATGAACAGCTTGAGAGGCTTTTGAATAAGCCTGGGTTGAGGTTCAAGCCACTAACCAACCAG ATTGAGTGCCACCCATATCTTACTCAGAAGAATCTGATCAGTTTTTGCCAATCCAGAGATGTGTCCGTGACTGCTTACCGTCCTCTTGGTGGCTCGTG TGAGGGGGTTGACCTGATAGACAACCCTGTGATCCAGAGGATTGCAAAGGAGCACGGCAAGTCTCCTGCTCag ATTTTGATCCGATTTCAAATCCAGAGGAACGTGATAGTGATCCCCGGATCTATCACCCCAAGTCACATTAAAGAGAATATCCAG GTGTTTGATTTTGAATTAACACAGCACGATATGGATAACATCCTCAGCCTAAACAGGAATCTCCGACTGGCCACGTTCCCCAT aactAAAAATCACAAAGACTATCCTTTCCACATAGAATACTGA